In the Synergistaceae bacterium genome, one interval contains:
- a CDS encoding class II SORL domain-containing protein — MKIGDLIQSGDFKGEKHVPVIEAPEKVKAGEKFTVKVSVGKEIPHPNKMEHHICWIGLFFKPNDAKFAIELAKFDYTAHAASMDPTVAGPALAEPFSCVAIKLSKPGTLIAQSYCNLHGLWETSQEIAVE, encoded by the coding sequence TTAAGGGAGAGAAGCATGTTCCCGTTATTGAAGCACCGGAAAAAGTAAAAGCCGGAGAGAAATTTACAGTAAAAGTAAGTGTAGGCAAGGAAATTCCACATCCAAACAAGATGGAGCACCATATCTGCTGGATCGGGCTTTTCTTTAAACCCAACGATGCCAAATTTGCGATTGAGCTCGCAAAGTTTGACTATACCGCGCACGCAGCATCAATGGATCCGACTGTGGCAGGTCCTGCCCTTGCGGAACCCTTCAGCTGCGTCGCCATCAAACTTTCAAAGCCAGGGACCCTTATAGCGCAGAGCTACTGCAATCTGCACGGACTCTGGGAGACATCACAGGAAATCGCAGTGGAATAG